From the Porites lutea chromosome 5, jaPorLute2.1, whole genome shotgun sequence genome, the window GACGTTAAAAATAGGACACCATTTCCtggttttcttccttttcacaGAGAATTcggagttttttttatttacagtcGTTTTGCTGCGGTTTGAGCACTTCTGTCTAGGCTTTAGTTCAAACTAGTGATGAATTTGTTTCAGTATCGTTCAGATCTCATCATATTTGATACTTATTCTAGTTTCCAAACTTTCACAATGAAAGTAATTTTCTTTGCAGTTCACCCTCATGTTTCCCTTTATCCGGGACCTCATCACACAATTGAAGGAAGTAATTATACTCTCCCATCCTGTCACGTGACTGGGTATCCTGCGCCCGTGGTCTCATGGAGAAAGTCATCCGGTCAATTACCCCAGGAAAGAGTGAAGTACAGCAACAGTGCATTACAAATTCTTCATCTTCGTAAAGATGATTCTGACTTTTACGTCTGTTCAGCATCAAACCTATTGGGACGCGTGGAAAAGAAAACTCTCTTAGTTGTTGTTTCTCCTCCACGATTCACTGTTAAACCACCTGCCACAGTTGTTGCGTGGGTTGGTGGAAGCTTGAAGTTAAAGTGCAGCGCTTCTGGTGATCCACAACCAGTCATCAGGTGGAAAAAACAAGCAGGGCAACTGCCCGTTGGGCGTAGTCAGCAGATCAATGGTTCTTTGGTCATAAGAGAAATTACAATGAGCGATAAAGGGAATTACATATGTGTTGCAGTAAATGCAGGAGTCTTTAAGTCGGAGACTGTTACCTTCACTGAAGTTAAGAAAGGTCTGTTACAAGTCATTTCTATGGTGTTTTCTACTGTGTTAAAGTTACACACTGTTTgagaaatataacaaaagctAAAGAAcaataactgaaattgttatgtggctgagtctgttttcgccatgcgattggtcaatttgcggtccgtaacttgctatacggaccaaaattgcaaagaaaatgctcatttcggagctctaaatctctttacgtcggaaaaaaggttcaaattctatcaaccttgaggacttagATTTTGGCTTtgtccttcaacattttaaactgtgtttatttgtgaacgaaggcgatgaagaaactaactcgtaatcttatcgaagaggattctagtcagtgtttgaaaattttatcgtagtacacagttaagaataCGAAAATCGACAGACAGAGATTCGAGAtattttgcctaagagaaaatgagtaattccttcgacAAATATTATAACAAACAtgcctgcacccgatcatcttgacgaGCTTCTTTGTTATTTGCAGTGGTTttccaaagaccaacgaaagaaagatagaagcgactccgagccagacacaatgtccagttttcaaaagactccagcgtcacattggcgagtgaatacttacagtgctcttagttttgaccgaatatacttaaaaatatgtctgtaaaccctgaggactgggatgttgactttgcctttcaagattttaacctagcttttTTCCAACGAGAACaaagctgatgtagaaactgaatcatAACCTTTCCGTGGAAGAAAATATGGtccgtgtttgaaaattttaacgcagatcatgcttgaagacgagaatgaactggcagaaattcgagaggttttcccaaaaaaattaaccagCGAATCTttgacaatgacaacaaacgtACCTTGAAAatcttctttgcctttttttttttttttttttacaaggaccaacggaggaaagatggaaacgacttcgaGAAAGACACAGTGCCAAATTCACAGTgcccggtttccaaaatactccagcgttacattaaagagctaaaacttacagcgctcttagttttgaccaaataaactttttcaacatggcgaatttgttttcagtttctcggaaaccctttgttgtgtgctattgttttcgtgagccaataaaaactttctttcttgacgcctgtcaaataattgtcaaatcgcgcgtccttcacttgtttccggtccccgaaactggaagaagccatataataaacatcttattagcctcgtttttgcGTTTTTGCGGTCCGTActacggatcctcgtttttttccatcgatttatggcccgcgcacttcgctatgcaaacacaggaaaatagttttctattgcttttataaaataaatttcccgagaaaaaacgcaaaactctttgtatggcactgattaaaaaaaaattcttaccagtcgcaaagtcttacTTCGGTGTCTCCTAACGAGGGAATTTCCGACGCCATATTGTTTGTTTATCCTTTGTGCGGCGCCCTGCAAAAAATGCGTGCGCGTGTCACACGGTTTGGCATAATTGGTGCTAACAATAGCACTTTTGGCTATTTCGATGGAACcagcccccggggggggggcactcccttttataagccatataggtatgtgccgcccaaatgagtagggtttttgcgccgtttggtctaaaaacgggtatagattttggccattttggtctggaatcgggtatggctTACGACAGAACTACGGTTGAGTATCAATGCGttcgtcgtttcaattccaaaagaataagaaagaaagtgtaAAATACGAATTCGAAgcggattttaagaaatcttttgtTGCGATTTTAATCTCAGCAATGATGATATAAGTTCTATTTTATGTAAACATGTAATGTTGCGTTTAATGACCACCTCCaggtttgaaaacgggtgtggattttagaggccaggtcttgAAACTGGTGCAAAAAATGACATTTATTAGTTTGAAAAAGGGTCATGATTTGGAGAACCAGGAGgtacacccccaccaagaatttccaggagtaccccccAGGGGAACTAACTAACCCCATCAGTGGAAAAGGTATCCAGTTACGGTCTCCTACCATGATTATGGTTCCTGGACCACATGAATATAACTATAGCAagcgttttgtttgtttcttcgatttttttctttatattttcagGTGCTCTCAGTTCATCCAGTATTCTTGGCAGCCTTGATAGCAAGTACCTTGGCCAGTTGAATTCCTATTTAGACCCAGTCCTTCAGAATCCAGGTCGCAGCAGGTTTGTGAGATGTTGGCACGCTAAGACAGATGGTTGGGCGGCATCAACATTCCACAGCAACTGTGATGGAAAGGGTCCCACTGTAACCATCGTCCAAGTTGGTAGCTACGTATTTGGTGGATACACTGACAAGTCTTGGGGTGGTGAGTATCTGATTTCATAACAGAATTAATcgcagaaaaaataatacagtaGTGTGCACACTTAACAATTTGCCCTGCTAGCTTTGTGACTGGCACTGCTACTTTTGTCACGGACAGTGTTACTAAATAACGTTTCATGTAATGTGACATTCATTTGACTTCTTATTTATTAGTCTTGGCCCAATCCTAGTGGTTATCAGTTATCTGTGTCGCACACAGTTCGTTTTATAGGAAATGTACAGTTTATTGCATATGGTGTACAGCTCTACACTACAGAGTATCACTGAGTATGGTGCCACTGTAACTATTGTTTTTGAAACATCGCTAGTTAAAACCCTGTGCACTGGTAGCCAGATATTTCGAAAACGGAGCTATtcttcccaaaaaaaaaaccacatcCACACATAGTGTATACAAATCATTCTCGCCCGTCCACACGGAAATGCTAAGACGATGGTAGGATTAATGGAAGGTGAAATGGTAGGATAGAATCCCTTACAGGGCATGCGCTGTATGACGTATGACATCATTGTTTGAAAAGAAACCTTCGTTTTctcccgtccacacgaaaacgataCGCCGgcgtttttaaacaaaaattccaCTTGGGACTGTTCTCGAAAACCTGCGTTTTTGGTGCCCGAAAAATGCTGTTTCAGTGTGCTTGTGGACGAAAGgctaaaacggagaaaaaatcaatttgttttcaaacacaTCCAGGTAGAACTGGACAGGACCTAAGAGCAAGTCAGTAAATATTAAGTGCGGTTACACATAACAACATGGTAAATGTTTAGCGTGGTATAACTAAAGGTTAAATTTCCACTACATGTTGTTTGTAGGTTTGGATAagttagggactggtcaaaaagtataggggggggggggggggtgggccggagcatttggaaatgtggttgataaaaaacacatgacccaccccctcccttcggcacaaaaatgactgacccacccctaaagcaaggttggaaattgcatgacccaccccctagttaaaacatggatgtttggtttcctctaaggcaatccccttttttctcttcgtttaccgtcgaatgcatttcctgatattgggtcgatcggtcggattgaaaaaaaaaaaacttcaaaaaaaaatcacaagaagtctcggaatagtagGCCCTGGTACACCAGGAAGacattaaaagttaacattcacatatttggattaacaaaatgtacaatatactgtgaaaaatgttcatgtttttgttcttgtttttctctgtgctgttactatgctcatttttcagattaaaagaattatttcaagtgaaaaatggtataactACGTCgttaccttttttttaaaaatgccaaaaatttgggtcggtcggacgacggtaaacggagaaaaaaaggatggcctaaccttgttctgtgcttgacaaaatttgttgatacactgctacaaccaatatcaaaatcacagaaatcataccttttactgaaaagacaaatgtgaaaaacagaacatttcttgtttccatggacgttatgagtcttgacacaaatatacagcaaaacgagggcatattgaaattgtctgtcacaaagcatatgaaaatttctataaAGAcgacccattcctacacattacttgccggaaattcttagattaatcctcaaagaaaatttcttccacttcaatggaaagcactacctacaaaaccatggaactgtaatgggcacaaagacagcagttttgattcctttgccaatattttcatgacatatattgaaacaacaactctaagcaaaactgtctttagaacaacagtctggaaatgctacatacacgatatcttttccctatgggacatgagta encodes:
- the LOC140938869 gene encoding roundabout homolog 1-like gives rise to the protein MNLFQYRSDLIIFDTYSSFQTFTMKVIFFAVHPHVSLYPGPHHTIEGSNYTLPSCHVTGYPAPVVSWRKSSGQLPQERVKYSNSALQILHLRKDDSDFYVCSASNLLGRVEKKTLLVVVSPPRFTVKPPATVVAWVGGSLKLKCSASGDPQPVIRWKKQAGQLPVGRSQQINGSLVIREITMSDKGNYICVAVNAGVFKSETVTFTEVKKGLLQVISMVFSTVLKLHTV